Within the Streptomyces sp. NBC_00353 genome, the region CCGCACAGCCCATCAGCACGATCACCGTCGGATAGGTCCACACCCAGTGCAGCTCGGGCATGTGGTCGAAGTTCATGCCGTAGATCCCCGCCACCATGGTCGGAACGGCAGCCATGGCCGCCCAGGCCGAGATCTTCCGCATGTCGTCGTTCTGCCGCAGCCCCGTCTGCGCCAGATGTGCGGACAGGATGTCGGAGAGCAGCCGGTCCAGCCCCTCCACATGCTCGTTGGCGCGCGTCAGATGGTCGCTCACGTCCCGGAAGAACGGCTGCGAGTGCTCGTCGACGAACGGCACACTGGCACCCGCCAGCCGGCCCATGGGTGCGCTCAGCGGGCCGGTGGCCCGGCGGAACTCCAGCACCTGCCGCTTAAAGGTGTAGATGCGCGATGCGGTGTTCTTGGTGTCCACGCTGCCGCTCGGTGCGAACACCTCGGTCTCCAGCTCCTCCAGGTCGACCTGGAGCTCGGCCGCCACGTCGATGTAGTGGTCGACGACGGCGTCGCTGACCGCGTACAGCACCGAGGTCGGCCCGTGCCTGAGCACCTCCGGTTCGGCCTCCAGCCGGCGCCGTACCTCGGCGAGCGGCGCACCCTCCCCGTGCCGGACCGTCACGACGAACGAATCGCCTATGAAGAGCATCAGCTCGTCGGTGCTGACCGTGTCGCTCTCCGGCTCGTACACCACCGGCTTGATGACCACGAAGAGGGAGTCGTCGTACACCTCCAGCTTGGGCCGCTGGTGCGCGCTCAGCGCGTCCTCCACGGCCAGCGGGTGCAGCCCGAACTCGCTGCTGACGAGGTCGAACTCCTTCTCCGTGGGCTCGTGCAGTCCGATCCAGAGAAAAGCGTCCCCGGTGGCCCGTGCCTCGTCGAGGGCATCGGAGAAATCGGCGGGTCCGTCGGTACGACGCCCGTCCCGGTAGATGGCACAGTCCACAATCACGGCGCGCATTCTTCCCTGCTCCGGGCCCTGGCGCACCTTCCGGGGAACGTCGGCCTACGCTGGCCCGTATGCCCACCCTGATCCTTGTACGCCACGGACGCTCCACCGCCAACACGGCCGGGGTACTCGCGGGCCGGACCCCAGGTGTCGCGCTCGACGAGCGCGGCGCCGCGCAGGCCGCCGCGTTGCCCGGGCGACTCGCCTCACTGACCCTCGCCGCCGTCGTCAGCAGCCCCCTGCAGCGGTGCCGGGAGACGATGCAGCCGCTGCTCGACGCCCGGCCCGGGCTGCCGCTGCACACCGAGGAGCGGATCAGCGAGTGCGACTACGGAGACTGGGCGGGGCGCAAACTCGCGGAACTCACCGACGAGCCGCTGATGGCCGTCGTGCAACAGCACCCCTCGGCCGCGGCGTTCCCCGGCGGCGAGTCGATGCGCGCCATGCAGGCGCGTGCCGTCGACGCCGTACGGGACTGGAACGCCCGGATCGAGGCCGAGCACGGCGACGGAGCCGTGTACGTCATGTGCTCGCACGGCGACATCATCAAGTCCCTCGTCGCCGACGCACTCGGGATGCACCTCGACCTCTTCCAGCGGATCCAGGCCGAACCCTGCTCGGTCACCGCGATCCGGTACACCCGGCTGCGGCCCTTCCTGCTGCGGCTCGGCGACACCGGGGACTTCGCCTCGCTGGAGCCGCGCGAACAGAGTGCAGGCACCGATGCGGATACGGATGCGACGGTCGGGGGCGGCGCTGGGGCGCCGTGATCGCTTCGCGCAGTAGGGTGGACGCTCCGTAGGCGCCTCTCCGGGGGACTTCCCGGACCCCGGCCGCCCCTCATTTGCCGTCAATACTCAAGGGAGACAGGACGTGTCCCGTCAGGTGTTCCTCTACGACCCCCCGGACCGCTTCGTGGCCGGTACGGTCGGGCTGCCTGGACGTCGTACGTTCTTCCTGCAGGCCTCCTCAGGCGGACGTGTCACCAGCGTGGCCCTGGAGAAGACCCAGGTCGCCGCGCTCGCCGAACGGATCGACGAGCTGCTCGACGAGGTGGTGCGGCGGACCGGCGGGAACTCACCGGTGCCCGCCGTGGCACCGCTGGATGTGACCGACACCGCGCCGCTGGACGTGCCCGTCGAGGAGGAGTTCCGGGTCGGCACCATGGCACTCGCCTGGGACGGCGAGGAGCAGCGCATGATCGTCGAGGCTCAGGCCCTGGTCGAGCTGGACGCGGACTCCGACGACGATCTCGCGGAGGCCGAGGAGCGGATGCTGCAGGACGAGGAGAACGGTCCGCCGATGCTCCGGGTCCGGCTCAGCGGCGCGCAGGCCCGCGCGTTCGCCAAGCGCGCCCTGGACGTCGTCAACGCCGGCCGTCCGCCGTGCCCGCTGTGCAGCCTGCCGCTCGACCCGGAAGGACATGTATGCCCGCGCCAGAACGGATACCGCCGGGGAGCCTGACGGACGCCGAGCTGGTCGACCTGCTCACCAAGGGACAGCTCACCGTCCTCGGACAGGTCCGAGGGGCGTCCAACGCGGTGCTCTACTGCACCGTCGCGTACGAGGGCGAGGAACGGACCTGCGTCTACAAGCCCGTCGCCGGGGAACAGCCGCTGTGGGACTTCCCCGACGGCACGCTCGCCCAGCGGGAGGTCGCCGCGTACGAGATCTCCGAGGCGATGGGGTGGGGGCTGGTGCCGCCGACCGTGCTGAGGGACGGACCGTACGGGGAGGGCATGTGCCAGCTGTGGATCGAGGCGCCTGCCGGGGAATCGGCGGACGGCGACTCCCCGCTGCTGGCGCTCGTCGAGGACGAGGAGCCGGCGGACGGGTGGAAGGCCGTCGCCCTCGCCGAGGTGGGCGAGGGGAAGACGGCCCTGCTGGTGCACGCGGACGACCCCAGGCTGCGGAGGCTCGCGGTGCTCGACGCGGTGATCAACAACGGTGACCGCAAGGGCGGTCACCTGCTGCCCGCGCCCGGCGGCCGGCTGTACGGCATCGACCACGGTGTGACATTCAACTCGGACGACAAGCTGCGGACGCTGCTGTGGGGGTGGGCGGGCGAGCCGTTGACGGCCGAGGCCGTAGAGGTGCTGGGGCGGTTGGCGGAGGAACTCGTGCCGGGGACGGCGCTGGTCACCCGGTTGGCGGAGCTGATCACTGCGGTGGAGATCGATGCGTTGCGGGGGAGGGTGGCGGCGCTGCGGGTGGCGGGGCGGCATCCGGAGCCGAGTGGGGGGTGGCCGTCCATACCGTGGCCGCCGGTGTGACGGGGGCGTTGCGCTTCCCCTGCCCGTCCCTTCCCTGAACCGGGACTCCGCCCCTGACCCCGGTGTCCTCAGGCGCCGGACGGGCTGGATTCCTCGAGGCCGGCCCGGACCCCGCTCCTCGAGTCGAGCGCCGGAGGCTGGACGGCCGGACCGGCTGGAATCGGCGGTCGGGCCGGGACGGCCACATCGAGCCCGTCCGGTGATCCAGGACATCTTTTTCGGCCCGCCCGGCGTCCGAGGACGTCTTTCAGGAGGCCCGGGGCCGTGCCCCGGCTGGGGAAGGGGCGGGGCGGGGAGCGAACACCCGGCACGCGCAAGACCGCCTCTCCGGCCAGGATCCCGTATCCGGTTCGTATCCGGAAGCAACGTCCGGTTACGCTCATGGCATGCATGCCTGGCCCGCTTCTGAGGTCCCCGCCCTGCCTGGCAAGGGCCGCGACCTTCGGATCCACGACACCGCGACCGGCGGACGGATCACTCTTGACCCCGGTCCCGTCGCCCGCATCTACGTCTGCGGCATCACGCCGTACGACGCGACCCACATGGGTCATGCGGCGACCTACAACGCGTTCGACCTCGTTCAGCGCGTGTGGCTCGACACCAAGCGGCAGGTTCACTATGTCCAGAATGTGACCGACGTGGACGATCCGCTGCTGGAGCGGGCCGTGCGCGACGGTCAGGACTGGACCGAGCTCGCAGAACGCGAGACGGCCCTCTTCCGCGAGGACATGACCGCCCTGCGGATGCTTCCGCCGGAGCACTACATCGGCGCGGTGGAGGCGATACCCGGCATCGTCCCGCTCGTCGAACGCCTCCGGGACGCCGGCGCCGCCTACGAGCTCGACGGCGATGTGTACTTCTCCGTCGAGGCCGACCCGCACTTCGGCGAGGTGTCCAACCTGGACGCCGAGGCGATGCGGCTGCTCTCCGCGGAGCGCGGTGGCGACCCGGAGCGCCCGGGCAAGAAGAACCCGCTCGACCCGATGCTGTGGATGGCCGCCCGCGAGGGCGAGCCGAGCTGGGACGGGGCCTCGCTCGGCCCGGGCCGGCCCGGCTGGCACATCGAGTGCGTGGCCATCGCCCTGGACCACCTCGGCATGGGCTTCGACGTCCAGGGAGGCGGGTCCGACCTCGCTTTCCCGCACCACGAGATGGGCGCCTCGCACGCCCAGGTGCTGACCGGCGAGCACCCGTTCGCAAAGGCGTACGTGCACGCCGGGATGGTGGCCCTGGACGGCGAGAAGATGTCGAAGTCCCGGGGCAACCTGGTCTTCGTATCGGCGCTGCGCCGGGACGGTGTGGACCCGGCCGCGATCCGGCTGGCCCTCCTCTCGCACCACTACCGGTCGGACTGGGAGTGGACCGATCAGGTGCTCGCCGACGCCGTCGAGCGGCTCGGACGGTGGCGTTCCGCCGTCTCCCGGCCCGATGGGCTGTCCGCCGACGTCCTGGTCGAGGAGGTCCGTGAGGCCCTCGCCGACGACCTGGACGCCCCGGCCGCCCTGGCCGCCGTGGACCGCTGGGCCGAGCGCCAGATCGCCGAGGGCGGTACGGACGAGGGCGCACCCGGTCTTGTGTCGCGCACCGTCGACGCGCTGCTGGGTGTCGCGCTCTAGACCGCTGTAACAACTCGTCTGTTTCCGTCCGGTGACCGGCCTTGGACTTCTCCACGAAGTTCGGGGCCGGTTCTGTTTTGTCCATGGTCAAATGCTCGCGGCTGCGCTAAAAGCGCTCTATGCAATCATCAACGCGCATCAGAGTGGCGGCAGTTGCAGCTCTGCTGGGACTGGTCGCCGTCTTCGCGGGACCTGGCAGCGCACAGGCCGAGTCGGCCGAGCCCGACGCCACGACGGTCGGTGATCTCACCGGCTTCCTTGCCGACGGGCCCGTCTACCACCTCGAAGCCGGTGCCGCCGAGGCCCGCGTCAGCTTCGTCTCCGCCGAGACCTTCCGCATCGAACTGGCTCCGGACGGTACGTTCGCCGACCCGACCGGCGACGACATAGTCCTGCCGCAGGGCGCCCCGCCGCACACCCGGTGGAAGGAGAGGAGCGACCGCTACGAACTCTCCACCGGCAGCATCACCCTGCGCGCCTACAAGTCGCCGCTGCGCTTCGAA harbors:
- the corA gene encoding magnesium/cobalt transporter CorA, producing MRAVIVDCAIYRDGRRTDGPADFSDALDEARATGDAFLWIGLHEPTEKEFDLVSSEFGLHPLAVEDALSAHQRPKLEVYDDSLFVVIKPVVYEPESDTVSTDELMLFIGDSFVVTVRHGEGAPLAEVRRRLEAEPEVLRHGPTSVLYAVSDAVVDHYIDVAAELQVDLEELETEVFAPSGSVDTKNTASRIYTFKRQVLEFRRATGPLSAPMGRLAGASVPFVDEHSQPFFRDVSDHLTRANEHVEGLDRLLSDILSAHLAQTGLRQNDDMRKISAWAAMAAVPTMVAGIYGMNFDHMPELHWVWTYPTVIVLMGCAVFGLHRMFKRRGWL
- a CDS encoding histidine phosphatase family protein, which codes for MPTLILVRHGRSTANTAGVLAGRTPGVALDERGAAQAAALPGRLASLTLAAVVSSPLQRCRETMQPLLDARPGLPLHTEERISECDYGDWAGRKLAELTDEPLMAVVQQHPSAAAFPGGESMRAMQARAVDAVRDWNARIEAEHGDGAVYVMCSHGDIIKSLVADALGMHLDLFQRIQAEPCSVTAIRYTRLRPFLLRLGDTGDFASLEPREQSAGTDADTDATVGGGAGAP
- a CDS encoding DUF3090 domain-containing protein — encoded protein: MSRQVFLYDPPDRFVAGTVGLPGRRTFFLQASSGGRVTSVALEKTQVAALAERIDELLDEVVRRTGGNSPVPAVAPLDVTDTAPLDVPVEEEFRVGTMALAWDGEEQRMIVEAQALVELDADSDDDLAEAEERMLQDEENGPPMLRVRLSGAQARAFAKRALDVVNAGRPPCPLCSLPLDPEGHVCPRQNGYRRGA
- a CDS encoding SCO1664 family protein, whose protein sequence is MPAPERIPPGSLTDAELVDLLTKGQLTVLGQVRGASNAVLYCTVAYEGEERTCVYKPVAGEQPLWDFPDGTLAQREVAAYEISEAMGWGLVPPTVLRDGPYGEGMCQLWIEAPAGESADGDSPLLALVEDEEPADGWKAVALAEVGEGKTALLVHADDPRLRRLAVLDAVINNGDRKGGHLLPAPGGRLYGIDHGVTFNSDDKLRTLLWGWAGEPLTAEAVEVLGRLAEELVPGTALVTRLAELITAVEIDALRGRVAALRVAGRHPEPSGGWPSIPWPPV
- the mshC gene encoding cysteine--1-D-myo-inosityl 2-amino-2-deoxy-alpha-D-glucopyranoside ligase gives rise to the protein MHAWPASEVPALPGKGRDLRIHDTATGGRITLDPGPVARIYVCGITPYDATHMGHAATYNAFDLVQRVWLDTKRQVHYVQNVTDVDDPLLERAVRDGQDWTELAERETALFREDMTALRMLPPEHYIGAVEAIPGIVPLVERLRDAGAAYELDGDVYFSVEADPHFGEVSNLDAEAMRLLSAERGGDPERPGKKNPLDPMLWMAAREGEPSWDGASLGPGRPGWHIECVAIALDHLGMGFDVQGGGSDLAFPHHEMGASHAQVLTGEHPFAKAYVHAGMVALDGEKMSKSRGNLVFVSALRRDGVDPAAIRLALLSHHYRSDWEWTDQVLADAVERLGRWRSAVSRPDGLSADVLVEEVREALADDLDAPAALAAVDRWAERQIAEGGTDEGAPGLVSRTVDALLGVAL